The Salmo salar chromosome ssa02, Ssal_v3.1, whole genome shotgun sequence genome segment TCTTGTTGTCTTCATTTTTGTTCCAAGCCTATTTGAACAGAGTATTGCGGGGGAAAACGAAGCCCAAAGGTTGTTGCCAGAGGCATTATCGGTCCAAAAACAGAATAAACATGAACTAACCTTCAACTAACCACGTTAACCCTTCGATGGCCTAAAGTTCCAAATATTGTCATAAAAACACACTAGGAAGAATTTTCTTTATGAACATTTACACTTCGGTACCAAGGCACCTGCTCAAAGCTATTGGATGTGTGTATATTCTACCCTTTCTCAGTCCAGTAATACAACTGCATAAGGGTTGTTATAGTGGCttgttgagagagggagacagagagagagagagagagagagagacaaaaacaaGTTACGAAACGGAAGATAAAAATCAACGAAAGAGATATCGACCGTAGAGAGTACAAGAAACAAGTTCCAGACAAAAATTGCCAGCTGGGAGGCAAATGGACTAGATGGTCCAGCTATTttctccctccacctctatcaTTACTAACCGTAATGTGTGCATTGTGACACTTCATAAATGTATTAGTTTTCATTTCCACTAGACTAAACCCTTTAGCAAGAGATACCTAGGCTGCTTTCTGCTCTCTTTATCTGATATACAGTACACTGCACTGAACACCCTCTtgagagggaaacacacacacacacacacacacacacacacacacacacacacacacacacctgcctccCACACACTCAACCCACCCCCCCATAATCCTGAGGTCATATAAGCCAAATGAACTACTTTCGGCCTGTGAGTGTGTACTGTAAAAGGGGTATAACATTTCCCTGCCCCAGGGCCTTCTCTCAGTGGATGGCTGGACTGCTGCTCGTTCATCACGCCGTCTCTTTCTGCCCAGTGAAAGGGACGGGATGAGGCTCCTGGCCACTGGCGCCCCAGACACACAGGGAGTAAACAAACCCATCACACCTACTGAACACGGCAGCAGGGAGTTAGCCCTGGCCGCATCTCAAATGGCGCCCTATAtggctattccctatgtagtgtacagtGTAGGCTGGTGGGAGGCGCTATAGGAGGAGGGGCTACCGAGTGGCGCattggtctaagacactgcatctcaatgcaagaggagtcactgcagtacctggttcgaatccagactgcatcacatccgggcgtgattgggagtcccatagggtggcgcacaattggcccagcgtcgcctgggtttggctggggtaggccgtcattgtaaataagaatttgttcttaacttgcctagttaaataaaggttaaataaactattttaaataatggctggaatggaattaatggaatggtatcaaacccaTCATGGAAATCACACGTTTGACCCCAGTCCATTCAAGTCACTACAAAAtcagcccatcctcctatagctcctcccaccagcctccactggtagtagggctctggtcaaaggtagtacaCCACATAggttaccatttgggacgcacacccaGACTATCTGTTAGCTTAGCCAGTCAACTGACTAACCTTTTGAGTTGCCCTTACTGATGGTTGGGACGGTAACGGACATCACCGAAAAGCATCTGTTAACCCTTTACCCTCATACCCGTACACGGGCTGAAAATGGCAGATTGGAacacagtggctgtacagtaacatgctctacatgacgtcagagcttcacagctctgtatggattttgactgacagccgttctgaacttgagcaccgcgCACGACAAGAAGGTGCCCCCATCCCTCCAAGGTAGTTGGGCAACTGTTTTATTGTccgagtgagggaaatgctggaCATTAAGAGGActgtgtattttgaaagatgagacgttgagaATTATAGTAAATACCGCTTTGATATCATACGAGCAAGCCGAACACACTTGAGCCCAAATGTGCACTTGACATTTCCATACCAGTTAtactcatgtcatatacagtgtcaacgtttatgaccACTATGTTTGATGTTCGTCTATCGTGAAGAAAATTCACCGTGTCACACGCACCTGAATGCACCCACGACCGCTTTCTATGCGGACCAaatagttgaagactcttctttgaggcATAAAAGTACATTGAAATGACTTAGGGACTGTGCACACTTtagagaggtgtgtggccactcACAGGCAGCaattagtcctctcactcaaacccttgccatttctttgtcttatgttgcacctaccccacattttaCAGGAGAATTCTTATCATGATACTTAATGTATTCAgtgtattttcagatttcgttatcaacaaatgcatccacaagtacagtaaatgtatacTGCACTTAAAATccacagtgtaatgtttggattcagtattGTGTCAGgagaactgttgtgtcctcaactttggtctaataatttccccataatctccaaactgttccctttcaactgctaccatggttatgcatatgctttcaTATttattctgtaagaaacattacAATTTAGCCCTattcatataggccaattcccacaagTATAAAGGGTTAGGGCACAGAATATCAACCTGGTCTcaaagcatttcatattattctgtacggaAATCTGAGACACTCCATTTCTTATGAtacgttacaaattacaattcgcattatatgttaagaatttgtaaaacgtacaatatgttacacatTTTCAGAATGTAcattatgttatgaatttgcagaacgtatgatatgttacgaattctagctaggtggcttcgTTACCTAGGCTAGGAGTTAATGTTAGGGCTATGTTGAGGAGTGGTTTTAAGGGGTTTTAAGGTTAGGGCtaagggaagggttaaggttagggttagctaacatactAAGtatttgcaaagtagctaaaaagtagtaagtagttaaaaagttgctaattagctaaaatgctaagttgtccatgatgagatttgaacttgcaacctttgggttgctagacgttcacaTTATATGCCCACCTATCTACCCTGACCAACCACTGtactttcatttttgccttaagtaaccatctatcttatgtaaccataccaaacgtaacatatcatactcatttgagtgtcccggatttacgtttaccatgttacgtctagtctatgagaccaggctgggaatACATATACAGGCACGAGAGAAGGTGTGGGGGGCGAATAGTTGAGTCTATTAGAGAGCTGTCCAAAATGACGCCATGTCCCAGGAGAGGAGGGCAGATGGACGACGAcattgtgcgtgcgtgtgtgctttCGTTCTCATGATACAGGATTACTGTAAAGTCAGTGTGAAGGTGACCCGACTGTGTCTTTATCTAGAAACCTGAAGGATTTGCACGagtgtgtctgtttgtttgtttgtgtgtgtctgtttgtgtgtgtgtgtgtgtgtgtgtgtgtctgtgtgtggagagaggtgggggcaCACTCACCTGTCCTGCCAACATTTCGTAGAGCAGCACTCCGTATGCCCACCAATCTACTGATAGCCCATATGGCTGATATGCAATaatctggagacagagagagagagagagagagcgagtgagagcgagagagagagagcgagagagagcgtgagGGATGAAAAGAGTTACATGGGATTAGATAAGACAATGTACATGTTCACAGAAGCTGAAATGCTGGCAAAGTATATACACAttacagacaaagagacaggcacacacacacattttttactTTTAGTCTCACACCACACTCTGCGTCAGCTACTGTAACACATTCATAtggacacatcacacacacacacacacacacacacacactagccttTCACATTGTCGGCACGATATGTCTACCGCTAACTGCTGTGCCCGGGAGAGCCCGAGACACAGGCCATCCACACTCGCCCCACCAGTCAATCTAGCGCTTATTAGCAATTAGCATCCTCTTCTAGAGGGAACCTGGTTCATTACTGAGAGTGCAGGTACATCCTGCCAACCAGTTACACCATCTGCTGCTGTATCCCCCTAGCTTATCATTGGATCCATTCTAAACAAGACACGAGACAGCCTAGCTGGAGCGAAGCACTGCTATGTTGTAGAGGGAACATCCATTGATGCAAAGTAACGTACTGTTGTGACGTTCCACGGGAGAATTCACTGATGCTAAATGAATGGAGGGAGACAATGTTATTGTTCTGTGAAGTGGTGCATCTCTACTTGTGCAATAACAGCTGGGTTAAGTACGCCCAAGAACACATTGTGCATGCATGTGCATATAAATGGGACGTTCATTGAACATATGGTAGAAGTAGAGAAACAATCCAACTGAAGCCCCAACAGTGCTAGGGGAGAAGCAGCTACACAACTAGAAGGCTGCTGGCGGAAACGAAGCTGAAGAGGTGCCTTGAGCATCAGAAGGAAAACGCGTGTTGGATAGTGTAGCAAATGGGGACTACTTTTCAGAGGACGTGTTCAAGAAATGATTGCAGAAATGAATGAATCAatactccctctttctcccctcccctgctcCAGTGGGGGATACAGACAGACCCGAAGAGAGGACAAGAAAGAAGAGGAAAAGCGAGGGGTTTGCCAGAGGAAGGTCATCAATAAAAGATAGGCAATTATGTCATGGAGATGAGGTGGGGAAAGAGGTCAGAGCTTTGTTTTTCTCGCACAGTATAAGGagagtgtctttgtgtgtgtgtgtgtcttatttGAAGAGGCACTGCACAGTTCATCGTAATCAAAGATGGTCGTCACGCCTTAATACACCTGACATAAGCACTTGATCTCTTCAATAGTAACCCACCATGACAGTAAGAATATGATATAGGTTAAATTCTTATGAACAGGTATATACATGCATAACAGATGATGATATGCAGTGATTATGAATGAGTAATGTTAAGCTTTAATGAGCCCCTTACAAGCACCCACAAAcactctcttctttcttcctctctatcacacacacacacacacacacagccctctggTACACACTCACTTTCTTTCTCAAGAAAAAAAAGCATTTCATGTGAGAGCCCTCTAAGTCTGATGCTGACCAAGGTTACAGTCTCCCTGCAGATACACTGATGGTTTctggaggcacacacacacacacacacacacacacacacacacacacacacacacacacacacacacacacacacaccttcgttTTCTGTTTGGTCgcctgttttttgggggggcttatGAGGCCAAACTAAACAGGCCAAAATAAACAGGTCAAAATTGATTCCATGACTATATCAACCTTTGTCCATGAGCTACATCAACAACAGGTCCATATTAGGTAATATTTCAGATGTATATGTGCTTATAAACCCCTGGGCCAGGGATCAGAAATTACACAGGAGACATACGGACTCAATAGTCCATATTGAGAATGAAGACCATTATAGTTCTGCAGCTGACATGGTTGTGCTACTGCCTGTGTGGGGCACTGGGCCAGTCAGACGGTGAACGTGAAGGTGGAGTGGTTGTCAATAAGCAAAATCTAGACAAAGCTAACACACCATCCGCCTTCCACACTATgctgatagagatgatgttagAGCAGAAAGTTGAGCTGAGTCAAACCAAGACCAAGCTGGAATCTATGGAGGCCAGACTGAATGCCGGTAAAGTCCAGGAAGAGGAGCTGAGAACCAGACTGAGAAATACAGAAAACCAGCTTGATGAATTAAGGAAAATGAATCAAGGTAAAGAGAGTTATAATGTATTATGACTTGTTCAAAGGACGTATGAGCCGTtttataaaatcaatttttatgtgccACAGGGTACTAAATGTACGAACTATGctacatactatttagaacaTACTGTTCAGGAAACAAAACGTATGCAGTAAGCAACAACATACTAGACTCGTCCATATTGAGAGGGCGCCCTCTAAATGCACTATCGCGTTTGTTCACGCCATTGGTTCGTTTCGGAACATCCCCTCTTCTGATTAACAGCTATTGCCAAATACACGTGGGCCTGATAAGATTATTATCTTCGTCAATAGCGTGCCGTCAATTCATACTAGATGAAAAGCTGAGTATGACACCCCAGCATTTCAATCATCCTACATTTCTGAAGTTTTATTCGGACAGGCCCAATGACTCTGATTCATTATAAGCATCTTGTAATGCATTATGACATCCTCATTAATGTACCTAAGAATGTGTAATCTTTGCCTTCACAGAAAGACCAAGAGTGGCATTCTCAGCTGCACTGAGAGAGGACGGTCCCGGAAGCAACCAAGGACCGTTCAACACTGAAACTACTTTGGTCTACAGGAAGGTCATCACCAATATTGGCAACGCCTACAACCCTACAACCGGTAATGTGAAGCACAAACAATAACATTTCTGGAGAAATACGGAGCGAATAACTGAAAAAGGTTCAAGCGACAGTTCACTTTTGAAAGTTTTAGCTTATAGCCTTTACAGGAGATCTATAGATTCACCAAAGGAAATGTGTAGATTTCCCAGTAGATCTATACCTTTACCACTGTAACAGGGAATGCATTTCCTGGACAATGTATAGATCTCCTGTTTTTTATAATTTACTGTAACATATAATTGGTAACCATCTATAAttgatgtaaaaataaaaatgtgtatagtgatgtgtagAGTACATTAGCCATTTGAATGAATTGAATTGCATTGAATAGATTTTTACTTCAATGGTGAATTCATTGGAATTAAAGAGCAATTCACAACTCAATTCTGAATTCACCCCAAATCTGGTGTGTCCTGATTCTTGTTCCATTACTCGTAGCCATaatcacaaaaacaaaaaacattgttaAGCAATACCATCAGTGAACTATTGATAATTGTAATGATTGATCAACTTCAAAATCGCTATATTTATAAACCATTTATTAAGCTCCCCCTTTGCTACAGGTATGTTCACAGCACCAGTGAGAGGACTCTACCACTTCACCTTCTATTGCCATACATACGGAGCCAATAATGCATTTCTGTTAATGTATAAGAACGGAGACATAGTTGTTGGTACGGCAGATCACATAACATCTAGTGATGGTGCAGATAATGGATCTAATGGGGCGGTACTGTTGCTTGAGGAGGGAGATCAGGTCTATGTGCGCCTTGAAGCCAAATCATGGATCTGGGTAGAAAGCTACCGTAACCTCAGCACCTTCACTGGCATTCTGCTATTTGCCCAGTGACACCTCAGAACACGTGAATAAGGAGAGATTTGGAATAATGAAAACATGGCTTAATGTATTGTAGAGGGCATCCCTGATGTAAATAACAACAATGCTGTTTATCACACTCTTAAAAGAGTTGATAAAAACATTTAATCGAGTTAATCACAGGATTAATCACAAATTCAGAATTTGCTCAAATTGAGCTGTAATTTAAGATTTTTTTGACAAACTTTATATTGATTATATATTACCAATAATGGTGTAATGAAAAACAAACCATTTGAAAACAAGTTATGTTTGAGTATAGACTGTGTGCCATTAAACTACATCAGCAGTAACAGCTAAagcctatttgacctagatagcgtgtgtgtattgatatgtaggcttcGTGTGCCTTTAAAATACATGTATGTATTTCTGTCCTTCAGCTGTTCTTGTCTGttcatgttctgtattatgtcattctgtattatgtttcatgttctgtgtggaccccagaaagagtaatGGTGATCCTTAATCCCCCCCGAAAAATACCAAAGCATTACAGTATTAACACTGTACTGATATTAAACAATTATTGAAATGTTTGTTAACCATTAGCAAATGCTGTTAAGcattgtactgtatattatttaagTTGATTTCACCCTCAATTAATTCATTCCTAAATATTGATAAGCATTTATTAAGCTCCTCCTTTGCCACAGGTATCTTCACAGCACCAGTGAAACGACTCTACCACTCCACCTTCTATAGTCAATCAAACAGACAGGGATGGATTCCTTTTAATGTATAAAAACGATCAATTGCTTTTGATGTAGCAGACAATGGATGTAATGGGTTGTATTGATGCTGAGGTGGGAGACAAAGTCTCCATGCACATTGAAACTTACTCATGGGTCTGGACAGATAGTTATCGCAACCTCAATACCTTCAATGGCATTCTGCTATTTACCGAGTAACACTGGAAAAAAGGTGCACCCAAACGCTCTTCAGCCCAGCTTGAACAAAAAAGGGAAGCTGGCGCTCGACTAAGTGACTTGAAAATCCCAAAAAATATTCCTTACCCCAGGACACTTCAACTGGggactttttctttattttcctgGATAATCATCAATTGAAGTATCCTGAGGTAAGGAAGATTTGGGGGGGTTACCCAGTAACACATCTCAGAACACAAGAGAATAAAGATATATTTTAAATCATGGAAAATCAATGTCTCACAGTGTAAATGCACCCATGTACGTTCATTTTTTTAACACTTGTTGATTTGTTTAATGAAAATTCGGTTTACTACCTGTCAAGTTAAATAGataaacacaaaaaaacacactactctaccaatgCTTTAGAAATGATAAGAAACTATTCTACTACTCTGGTAAAACACAACAACCATTTCTTAATGCCCCTAGTGATGCAGCACCTGAAATGTGTCCATTCTGTGAAGGTTGGCATATGTTTTGCATTTGTTCATTCACCCTATTTTATCTAAGTTCACACTCAAATTAAACTGAACATGTTTTACTTTTTCCCATAAATCACTTCAACAACAGGCCTATCTTACGTGACATTTCCCACAGATAAGCGGTtcataaacccctgggccaggGATAAGAAATTACACAGGAGACCAAACGGCTCAAGAGTCAAGATTGAGAATGAAGACCATTTTAGTTCTGTAGCTGACGTTGTTGTGCTACTGCTTGTCTGGGGCACTGGGTCAGGGAGACAACGACATAGTTACAGAGTATACAACCTCATACAGCAAACCTGCCAGCCAGACATCTGCACTGTGCTGAGAGAGATGAGTGCTTCGCTGACACACACCAAGACAAAGCTGGTAACCATGGAAGCCAGAATTAAAGCCAGTGAAAGCCAGGTGGAggaactgaagaaaaaaaaaagtattttttatttaacctttatttaacttagcaagtcagttaagaacaagttcttatttacaatgacggcctaccccggccaaccccGGGGTAGGCCAAATTGCTGggccaaattgtgcgccgccctatgggactcccaatcacttccggatgtgatacagcctggattctaaccagggattgtagtgacgcctcttgcactgagatgcagtgcctgatGCAGTgcctgcgccactcaggagcctgcatattaatgattaatgattaattaattaattaattaatgattGAGGTCTGTAGTTTTTCCTGACTATATTATCTAAAAAAATATAATGACTCCTGGCCCTAAATGCTAGTGTCATGCTAATTCTGGAGTCAGCTGTCCAATATTTATGGAGTATGTGCACTCATAACTCACAGACAGACCAAGGGTGGCCTTCTCTGCTGGACTGGGAATTCATGGGAGCATAGGACCTTTCAACACTGAAACTACCCTGGTTTACAAAAAAAGCTTTCACCAACTTTGGCAACCACTACAAACCCACCACAGGTAATGTACTGCAACACAACCGTATCATGAAGACCTTTAAAGAGACATTGCACTCCAAAATCAGTCTTCTGTACGGGGATAAGTTCCACACCACCTGTTTGACAGATGCAGCTATAACCAATAGAACAAAATGAATGGACAAAATAAacactgtttatttatttttttaaataatgtcaGGGCTTATCCTCAATGGGTCCATTTTTCAATATAAGAATGGAGAGAGTGTTGCTGGTACTTTAACAGCTACTGCTGACTCAGATAATGGATCTAACGGGCTTGTGTTGATGCTTGAGGTAGGAGACCAGGTCTACATGAGCCTCGGTACCAACTCACGGATCTACGATGACGACAACGCCTACAACCTGAGCACCTTCAATGGAATTCTGCGATTTATCCAGTAACACCTCAGAACTcatgtggggggaaaaaaatgacaGATTTGAAACAATGGAACATGTATTCCAGAGGGCATCGCCGATGTGAATGAATGGACCTCTGTAATTTTCGTTGCATTCTACTGTATTTCAAGATCCGAAATGAAACCCGCACGAATACGTTTTTTTTCCTTTCGTGTATGTTCTGTTGAGTACATCCGTGGTGTTTGTGTTTACAGAATGACACACACAATGACCCTGCCTCTGGCAGCTTCCATCCTGCATTTACTGTACCCAAACTGGCAGTGGCGTGCGATGCTGTTTTATACATATTATGCTGATTCAATGTTACCATCACATTGTACATGTAGCTTATTCATAGGTGTATGTTCTTATTCCTATTCTTGGGTGTACTGTAGACACTTTAGAGGTCTGGCAAAACGTTTGCTGTTGCTCGTAGGTTTATGTTCTTCTGAAAATGTATTTATCATGAGTTACAgaattggggggaaaaaaacatgacCTGAATGAGAAGGTTATCTTGATAGAATGATATACAGGTGCTCACACACTCCCAAAGGtaaacaccagacctgggttcacatACTTAAACATTTTCAAATATTTTGTGCCTTTGCTGCAGTCTGCTTGGAGTGCAATTTGGGGACTGTTTCTATTAGTTTATtaacttcttcaggctagggggcagtattttgacgtccggatgaaaagcgtgcccaaagtaaactgcctgttactcaggcccagaagctaggatatgcatataattggtagatttggatagaaaacactgcttGGAGTGCAATTTGGGGACTGTTTCTATTTGTTTATTAAGCAAGGTGAGCTCAACCAGGCACAGATGAAGTATCTGAAACGCAAACACATGACTCATACGGTACTGTGAAGAGAGACAATAGTTTTGTGAAACATTTACCCATACTGAAATAGTGGTTAAAGCAGCAGGTCACGTCAATTCACAACCGTTGACGTTTCTTAAGCACTTGAACATGATTGAAAGATAGTCACGTTGAACTGGAACAAAGTCCTCCTGGGAACATTCCATTCGTGCACAAAAGGATACGTGTTTATAAAACCACCGGCTAGAGATCAGAAATCACAGGAGAACAAACGACTCAAGAGTCCAGATTAAGAATGAAGACTACTATATTTCCGCAGTTAGCATTGTTGTGCTACTGCCTGTCTGGGGCACTGGGTCAGTCAGACAGTGACATAGCCACAGAGGATGGGAATCTGAAAGCGAAAGATGAGGTGGCAGCCTCAACACGGTCCCAGCAAACCTGCCAGCGTGACATCTACACTGtgctgagagagatggaggccaGACTGAAAGCCAGTGAGAACCAGGTGTAGGAGCTGAAGAGAAAATGTGAAGGTAATAACATCATTGGCAAATACTACAGATAGAGAACATATTTTGGTAGCATCCAAGTACAATGCGGCCATAACGCATTGTAAAACTTGTCATGCATAGATAAACATGACATAAAGGTTCAACTACTAGAGAATACCTACACTAGCTTTGACAATATATTCAGATTTACTCAGAACAGTCACCAATAAAAGCATTTAAAATCACCAATAGTGCTGAAGTGCagattttggagaaaaaaaacacatgacCCTTAGATCACATGGTCAggaatgtaaaaaaataataaaatgaagTCAACTGTGTTAGAATAATTTGTATGTATTAGAATAATGACTAAATTGTTCCACTCTGTCATTATAGGATAGAGTGAAATGTTAGAGAATCATGGGAAGataaaaccaggatgtgggtagattTGTTCGTATTGTAATACTTGGATGTTATATCCTTTAGTAGGGATGTAAACAGAGTGAAGTTGTAGAGTAGGTAATAGACAATCATTAGAGGGTTTCAAACCAAGAGGTTCCCAATGGGGGAGGGGCGGTGAAAGCCTTGAAGAATGTGACAACTTTTATGGTTCTTTGTGGTTAGTGGAAAAGTACTGGTTGTTTGAGAAGGGAGTGGTCTAAAGATAGGAATATATGTGTGTATTATAAAAGGTTTGAGTCCTAATTTCTGACTTCAGAGCTCTCATGAATAAAGACCGTTGAACCTTTTTTAGAAAATATGAGACTTTGCCCAATTATTAGTGAATcaagggtcttacaaacctcgttGAATTGGTTAAAGATTAAATGCattattgggattgaaaattcccTTAACAACTGTCAAATAGATTGTCATGGAGCGTGTACTCTCATATCATTCACAGACAGACCTATGGTGGCCTTCTCTG includes the following:
- the LOC106585649 gene encoding complement C1q-like protein 2 — encoded protein: MKTIIVLQLTWLCYCLCGALGQSDGEREGGVVVNKQNLDKANTPSAFHTMLIEMMLEQKVELSQTKTKLESMEARLNAGKVQEEELRTRLRNTENQLDELRKMNQERPRVAFSAALREDGPGSNQGPFNTETTLVYRKVITNIGNAYNPTTGMFTAPVRGLYHFTFYCHTYGANNAFLLMYKNGDIVVGTADHITSSDGADNGSNGAVLLLEEGDQVYVRLEAKSWIWVESYRNLSTFTGILLFAQ